In Rutidosis leptorrhynchoides isolate AG116_Rl617_1_P2 chromosome 2, CSIRO_AGI_Rlap_v1, whole genome shotgun sequence, one genomic interval encodes:
- the LOC139889126 gene encoding probable carbohydrate esterase At4g34215, translating to MCSLLIFYSCFLISFTVNGETTGKTIFLLAGQSNMAGRGGVINDKWDGYVPPQSSPNPSIFRLSADLNWQPASEPLHRDIDYYRACGVGPGMAFANSLLKRDSSIGVVGLVPCAVGGTNISEWAHGGQLYNQLIKRANAALNDGGTIKGLLWYQGESDTVYREDAELYKRRSERFFDHVRADLLLPTLPIIQVALASGAGPYIEIVREAQLDTWLVNLKTVDAKGLGLEPDRLHLTTTSQVSLGEMLAQVFPQAHHSSSFTSDASTTPHNFIIQFFNINLVHILFSLVIGNSFR from the exons ATGTGCTCATTGCTTATCTTCTACTCATGTTTCTTGATCTCATTCACCGTTAATGGAGAAACCACCGGCAAGACCATTTTTCTCTTGGCCGGCCAGAGCAACATGGCCGGCCGTGGTGGTGTCATAAACGACAAATGGGACGGTTACGTCCCTCCTCAATCATCCCCCAACCCATCTATCTTTCGTTTAAGTGCCGATCTTAACTGGCAACCAGCTTCTGAGCCTTTACACCGCGACATTGATTATTATCGAGCGTGTGGTGTGGGCCCAGGGATGGCTTTTGCTAATTCATTGCTGAAAAGGGATTCTAGCATTGGTGTTGTGGGGTTGGTTCCTTGTGCGGTAGGTGGAACCAATATTAGCGAGTGGGCTCATGGTGGTCAGCTTTATAACCAGTTGATTAAGCGGGCTAATGCTGCGTTGAACGATGGTGGTACGATTAAAGGGTTGTTGTGGTATCAAGGTGAGAGTGACACGGTGTATCGAGAGGATGCTGAGCTGTATAAACGGAGATCGGAGAGGTTTTTTGATCATGTTCGGGCTGATCTTCTTTTGCCTACACTTCCAATAATTCAG GTGGCGTTGGCATCTGGGGCAGGGCCGTACATTGAGATAGTAAGAGAGGCACAGTTAGATACGTGGCTAGTGAATTTAAAGACCGTTGATGCAAAGGGGCTGGGCCTTGAACCAGACAGGTTGCACCTGACCACAACATCTCAGGTTTCACTTGGTGAAATGTTAGCCCAAGTCTTCCCCCAAGCCCATCATTCATCTTCTTTCACCAGTGATGCTTCAACCACCCCACATAATTTTATTATACAATTTTTTAACATTAATCTGGTCCATATACTTTTTTCTTTAGTTATCGGCAACTCATTCCGGTAA